The genomic stretch TGATGCTTTTGATCGTACTCCTTCAATGATGTTACGCTCTTCAAACAGCTTTAAGCTAGCCAAAGCAACGGCACAGCCGAGCGGATTACCTGTGAAGGAATGACCATGAAAAAATGTTTTTTGCTCTTCATAATCCGCATAAAATGCATTGTACACCTCGTCTGTCGCAAGCGTTGCTGCGACAGGTAAATAGCCGCCAGTAAGGCCTTTTCCGACTACCATCAAATCAGGTGATACATCTTCAAGATCACAAGCAAACATAGCACCTGTCCGCCCAAAACCTGTGGCCACCTCATCCGCAATGAGCAGTACACCATACTTACGGCAAATGGCTGCCATCTCACGCAAACAGCCTTCTGGCATAATAATGATGCTACTAGCCCCTTGAACAATCGGCTCTACAATGAGCGCTGCGATTTCATCCGCGCTGGTTTCGAGTAAAAGACGCAATGTCATTAGCGTAGCTTCCATTGCTTCCCGTTCACCGCCATCACAGCGGTAAGCATGAGGATACGGAATGACATACGAAGGAAACAGCATTGGGCGAAACACGTCATGATACAGTGGAATCGCACCTACGCTAACCGCTCCAATTGTATCTCCATGATACGCCTGATTCATCGTAATAAACTTCGTCTTACCCTCCTGTCCTAGGTTTTTCCAATACTGAAATGCCATTTTGACCGCAATTTCAACACCCGTTGCTCCAGAATCAGAGTAAAACACTTTATTTAACCCTTTGGGAGAAATCTCTACCAATTTCTCTGCAAGTTCAATGGCAGGCACATTAGCCATACCGAGAAGGGTAGAATGTGCAATACGTCCTAACTGATCTGTGATCGCTTGATTTAGCTCAGGGACGTTGTGTCCATGGACATTAAGCCACACCGAGGAGAATCCATCATAATATGCACGCCCACTAACGTCATATAATTTGATGCCTTCACCGCGTTCGATAATTAGAGGATCGGAGTTATTGTAGTCTTTCATTTGAGTAAAAGGATGCCATAAATTTTCCTTATTCATGGCAGAGAGTCGTTCATAATCCAGTACTGTCACAAGATATTACCACCTTTAGTTTGACACGCTCTATTGTTAACCTGATATATTTATTTTTGGTTAACAATAGGTTTGGTTAGTTTATCAGACATAAATCTTCCTGTAAAGATAATCATTCCAACGAGAAAGTGAATTTGCATTCTACGAGCGGTAGATTTAGAATCACAGTCTATAATAGGACTCTCCCCTGACCTCATCGCTTCCAATAATAGAATCATTTTAAATTTGAAAAAAAACAAAAAAAGCTCAAGCATTATCTCTGCTTAAGCTTCATAATAAATCAGGTAAATGAGCTACTTATTCAAAGCATTTTCACTACTAACACACAGCACTCCACATGCAAAGAGAGCTGACACTCTTACTTAAAATCAATTTTTCTGTCTTTGTAATAGTATTCCTTGTCATGGTCATTGATTTCTCGTAGTACACGGCAGGGATTTCCAACAGCAACCACATTGGCAGGAACATCTTTAGTTACGACACTACCTGCGCCGATAACGGTATTATCACCAATTTTAATTCCTGGAACAATAATAACACCTGCACCAATCCAAACATTTCTACCTATATGAACCGGTATATTGAATTGTGTTACATTTTCGCGAAGATGGGGAACAATTGGATGGCCTGCGGTCGCAACCGTTACATTGGGGCCAAACATAGTGTGGTCTCCCACATAAATGTGGGTATCATCAACCATAGTCAGATTAAAATTAGCATAAATACCGCTGCCAAAATGTACATGCTTGCCGCCCCAGTTTGCATGAAACGGCGGCTCAATATAGCAGTTATCACCCATTTCAGCGAACATTTCCTTCATAAGCTTTTTACGTTTTTCGGCCTCGGACGGGCGAGTTGCATTAAAATCATATAGTCTCTCAAGGCATTTGCCCTGCTCAACCATCAGTTCTTCATCGGTGCAGTTATATAATTCACCAGAATGCATCTTTTCATATATTGTCATCTATTCAATCCTCCAATAAATTCACTACTTATCTTAATATAATCATATACTTCTAGACAAAATGGCGTGATAAATCATCTGTTCTGATCGTATACTACTACATTTAACTTTACCACTTTAGACATCATTTAATCCATTCACATCTTTCAAGGCCCTTTCTGAACAAGATTTTAAGCGTACTCAAACATCCATTCTCTCATGAGCACCGTAGGAGTCAATCAGCTTGGATTCGGCTTCAACATCATAAGCAAGCAATCTGACATATCCACGACCATTTGCACACTTCCTCGCAAGTGCCAGCAATATATATAGCATGTTTACGATATGACCCATGACGCTTCCAAAGTATCCTCAAACCCTATGATAAGAAATAACAATTCATCCACCTCATATCAAGCATTTCGGTGATGCACCCAGCGCTTATGGCAAAGCACGTCAACAGGCTATAATAATCCTATAAGACATTCACTGAAATTGATCAGTAAGTATAAAAGGCGATCGGAAACTTTTCCGGTCGCCTGCTTAATTATCGCTTACACCGATCTTTAATTGGCATGAACAGCTGTTTGCGCTTCGACCCTCTAGCCTCTTTCGTTTGTTGATCACGGATGACGAGCAATATGATCTGCCAAAAGGATCAACGACAAACACTGCCAGCCAATCCTTGAATCGCAAGGAAGATATCAGTTCTAGATAAGAGTGCCCCAAGGTTTTGAGATGGCAGAGATAGATTAAATTCAAAACATGCTCAAAAAAAGTCTGAATAAGCTGATTGCATCTGACAAAGACTGCATCACCAAGCAAAAGGTAGTATGGTTGAAAGGGCACTACAAGAAATATCGACGATGCAAGGCCTGCTATGATAAGTACATTCCGATGATCAAACCTCCGCTGTGCAATGATTAACTACTCTACGTCCGGCGCATATATGCACGAACCGTGAGAGGTGCAAAGACCGCTACAATGATCGCAGCCCCAAGCAAAGAAATAGCAAGATCCCAACCTACAGTTCCTGAATTAATAAGCTCTCGCACGGCAGTCACAAGATGCGAAATCGGATTGATATTAACAAACCACTGAAGCCAGTTCGGCATCGTATCAACTGGCACGAAGGCGTTGGAGAGGAACGTCAATGGAAATAGAATAATCATCGATATCCCCTGTACACTTGAGGCTGTACGAGCAATCACGCCAAAGAAGGCAAATATCCAACTAATCGACCACGAGCAGAAAATGACAAGAACTGCTGCGATAGCGACATGATCAAGCCCGCCATCAGGACGGTAGCCCATAATATATCCCATAACTAAAGTAAGTACAGTCGCAATCGTATACCGAACGGTATCTGCTAACAAGGCGCCAGCTAACGGGGCAATCCTCGCAATAGGCAATGATTTGAACCTGTCAAATACTCCTTTATCCATGTCCTCACGCAATTGAACTCCGGTTACGACTGAGGTAGTGATCACCGTCTGCACGAGGATACCAGGAATAATGACGGGCAAATAACTGACGATATCGCCGGAGATGGCCCCGCCAAAGATATACGTAAACATCAAGGTGAAAATAATAGGCTGAAGTGTCACATCGAACAGTTGCTCTGGTGTTCTACGTATCTTCAGCAATCCTCGATATGCCATCGTCAACGAATTGCGTATCGTTTGACTGAAGCTCGTGTGATTTTTCAGCTGGCGGTCGAATCCCGATTTTATAGAAGTACTTCTCATACTTTTACTACCTCCGCTTCATTCGATTCATAAGACGCCTGTGACACGTCCTCTTCAACACCATGCCCAGTGATGGTTAGAAACACCTCATCGAGTGTCGGTTTCTGTACACTCATTTCAGCCAAGTGAATATTTGCTTCGCGAAGAGCGATAAGCAGATCTGTAACCAGATCAGCGTTGGCCATTGGCGCAGTTATCTTTCCCGTTTCGTAAGAGACATTGGACTGGATTCTAAGCACCCGTTCAACGGTCTGACGCGCAGCCTCGATGTCCTTTAGATTTTGGACGCCTAAATGCAGTGATGAAGTACCTACTGAAGCTTTCAGCTCATCCACAGTTCCTTCAGCAACTACTCGGCCACGATCAATAACCGCAATCCGGTCCGCCAGTTGATCCGCCTCTTCGAGGTATTGTGTGGTTAGAAGTACGGTTGATCCTGTCTTCACCAATCGACGAATTGTATCCCACATCTGCGAACGCGTCCGCGGGTCCAGCCCTGTAGTCGGCTCGTCAAGAAAGATAAGCGGTGGCTGTGCAATTAAACTTGCAGCCAAATCCAATCGCCGGCGCATACCTCCGGAAAAGTTTTTCAGCGGACGTTTTGCAGCTTCCGTCAAACCAAATTCCTCAAGCAGCTCCTCTGACTTCTGCTTCGCCTCTTTCCGCCCCAGCCCTAGCAGCCTAGAGAAAATGATCAGGTTTTCGGTAGCGCTAAGCGACTCGTCGACCGATGCATATTGGCCGGTTACCCCTATCAGCTGTCGGACAATCTGCGACTCCTTCACCACATCATGCCCGAAGATTCGTGCTGAGCCTGCGTCCGGACGAAGTAAGGTTGCCAGCATTCCGATTGTTGTGGTCTTGCCTGCCCCATTTGGTCCAAGCACGCCGTAGATTGTACCTGGACGTACATTCAAATTCACGCCATCCACCGCGCGATTGTCACCAAAAGTTTTAACGAGTCCGGTCGCTTCGATGGCCCATCCCCCATCGCCTTGCTCTATTTTCTTTTTACGTACAAGCTCCATTGCAATTCCTCCCATATGAAACGGTTATGTAGTGATATTAACTCACCTTTGTAAACTGAATTTAAACAAATGAAGGAGCCAAATATAAAAGTTTTGTTTCGCCCACTGTGCTTCATTCACATTAATTCGATACCTCTTCGTTAACGGGAATGGAATGAATATGCACCTTACTTGCCCGGTCTCGCTTCATTTCTGCGTAATAGCATCTCTGGTTCCCTTTAGCTTTCGTTATCCGTTCTCCGGCTGCTGGCGCAGCATCGTTATCAACAGGGGCAGAGAATGTATACTTTCCTATATTTCAAAAAAAAAAGCCCGCTACAGCCTTATGATATGCTCCCATCATAGTAGACAGTAGAAAAAACAAAAACTTCTACTTCTACAATGATGGGAGTTTTTATGATGTCCAAAAGGAGTCCAATTTCTTTCGAGGTAAAGTTACGCGTCGTAAAGCGATGCCTTCTGAATGAAACAACCCCCAGTTTTGAGGCGAAACGGCTAGGGGTAGACAGCAGTACGCTTACGGATTGGATAAGGAAGTATAAAGCAGATGGAAATGAAGGATTAAAGGAATCTAGTGGGTGTAAGGCCTATTCAGAGGATCTGCAACTGGCTGCAGTTAGGGATGTCCTATCCGGTAATCATTCTATACGAGAGGCAACGAAGAAGTACCATATTTCGAGTAAAAGCGTTTTGACGAGATGGATTTCCAAGTATACTAAAGGGATAGAAATAAAACCTACTCGTAAAGGGAAAGGACTATCCCGCATGAACAAAGGACGTAGAACCACTTTCGAAGAACGCATTGAAATCGTACAGTATACGATCGCCAATGATTTGGATTATCAGAAATCCATTGAGAAGTATGATGTTTCTTATCAACAGGTGTATGCATGGGTTCGTAAATGTACATCCGGGGGTGTGGAAGCCCTTCATGACAATCGGGGCCGTAATAGGCCTGCAGGGGAGCTGGATGATCATGATCGACTCCAGCTTAGAATCAAAGAACTTGAAGCACGCAACGAGTACTTAGAAATGGAGAATGCCCTCGCAAAAAAGTTGGCAGAGATCCGGCGACGAAATACACGCTAACCTTAGTTCGGCATGCAGACTTGTATCGAGTTATTCAAGAATTGCACACGGAGAAAGGCTACGCCATCACCATGCTGTGTAAGCTAGCAGGAGTCGCCAGGTCTGCCTATTATAAATGGCTCAAATGGAAACCATCCATCAGGGAACTTGAAATCCTTTCGCTCGCTAAAGAAGTGAAACTTCGCTATGACAAGCGGAAAGGAATACTTGGCTATCGTCAAATCTGCATACAAATGAACCGAAAACTCAAAAAGAATTTTAACAAAAAACGTTATTACCGAATCATGCGTGCTCTTGGGTTAAAAGCCGTCATTCGCAGGAAGCGACCAAACTACCTGAAAGCCTCCGAGATGCATGTGGCTGAAAATGTGATGAACCGTGAATTTTGCGCAGATTCTCCTAATCGTAAGTGGTGTACAGATGTTACAGAATTAAAGTACGGGAATGGTCGTAAAGCCTATTTGAGCGCTATCCTTGATCTCTACGATAACTCCGTTGTTTCATGGGTGTTAAGCCACTCTAACAACAATAAACTCGTCATAGACACCGTACAGAAGGCTTACAAAAGAAACCCGGGCGTAGCCCCACTTCTCCATAGCGACAGGGGCTTCCAATATACTTCACATGCATACAATCGACTACAGGTTAAGCACCATTTTACTAAAAGCATGTCTCGCGTAAGTCGATGTTTGGATAACCAACCGATTGAACGATTTTGGGGTACATTAAAAGCTGAAAGCTATTATCTCACCAAATACGAGACCTATGAAGATGTCCTTCATGATGTGAGAAATTATATGCGTTACTACAACCGTTACCGCTATACAGAGCGTTTAAATGGCTTGTCCCCTATGGAATACCGACGAACTGCATAACACGAGAGCTGAAAACAAAACCCTCAGCTCTGTTAATTGAACTGAGGGGAAATAAATTAACTTTTTTTGTTTTTTACACTGTCTACTTGACAGGGGGCACTTCACTTATGGCTATAACGGACCTTCCTATTTAGCAAAACTATGATGACCGATCGATGCAATAACATCCAGGCTGGACCAAAACGATCCTTTGGAAATATTCGGATTGAAGAAATAGACCGCGTTCTCAACGTTATTTTTCCCGTTCAAGGCATCCTTCACAGCTCGTAAAACACTTGCATTTGGCTTGCTCTTGTCAAGCATCCCGTTATGGGCTGGTGGAAACTGCTTCCCTGAATATATAACCTCTTTTATCGAATCTGGAAACCTAACATCCTTCACTCTGTTTAATATCACATTCGCTAAAGCGAGCTGGCCCTGATACGTTTCATATCCAGCTTCAACCATCGTAATCTTGGCTAGCAGCATGTAGTCCGCTTCTGTGAACGACTTTGCTGCTTTAGTAAATATTGAAGGAATAACCACATTAAGCTTCGTTCCCGGTTTAAGGGCTTCCTTGCCATTTAGTCCATTCCGCTTCAATAGCTCGGACTTGCTGCTCCCAAGCTCCTTAGCGATCTCATCCAAGCTTTTCTCACCGGTTATTACGACTGGCTGCACCGTTATGAGGTCAACAATGTCTTGTTCGGTATTCAATTGCAGCTTGGCATGCAGCATTTCCGACAATTGGCGCAAAGGCACATAAAGCCTTCCATCCTTTAAGAATGGAGCAACATCCATCAGATAGCGTTCTTCGTTGAAATAGACAACCGGCACGCCGTTTCCAAGCACAATTTTATCATTTAATGCCGTATGTATCGTTACTTCATCCGTATCTTTATCCCAGCTTGACTTCGCACCGAATAATTCAGCTATACGAGCCGCAGGGACATACATTCTTCCATCAAGCGTTACTACAGGTTCTGTCATCTTTATAATCTTGCCATCAAGCTTTAGGGTCAAATCATTCATAGCTGCAGCTTCTCCAGCGGAGACGATAGACATCGGCCCGTTACTAAGCAGAAGTACTCCTAATAAAATAGTGATAATAAGACATTTAATCCTCTTACCTTCTCTGATCATGCGTACCTCCCAGCAATTCTAGTTGGTGCAAACTTCCACTTTCCTCTTCTGGGCAAAATTATAACATAACTCATTAGGGTCGTAGGATTAACATTTTCACAGAATTAAACACAGCTTGCACAATAGATCGGAAAATTTTAAAAAACTTACAGATGAGTTTTAAAATATTGACTAACTTTCCCAATCTAACCTATCCTATTTTAATCTTCTAATAACATGGTAATATAGAGTAATCAGTTCAAAATATACATTAGGAGCATATCAAGTGAGGACACATCCAATCTACATTTTACGTATCACAGGTGTTTTAGATGGTATTTCTTTATTAGTATTACTAGGTATCGCCATGCCCTTAAAATATATATGGGGAATCGGACAAGCTGTAACGGTTGTAGGAAGTATTCACGGGGGGATTTTCTGTTTATATGCACTCGCCATCCTTTATGCTGCCATTCGAATTCAGTGGAACCTGTTATGGTCTGCAGCAGCTCTAATCGCAGCCTTTATACCTTTAGGAAATTTCATCCTGGACTGGAAGCTAAAAAAAGCACAAGCTAAATATAGTATAAAACCTTTTAACTATGCCTTGATCGTGTACAGTATCGTGTTTTTTTCCTTTATTGACTTATTCGTACAGCTGCCGGTCATGAGCACATTCGCATCTTCCGTCGGCGCAAGCTCATTTATTGTTGGAATTGTCGTTGGCCTATACTCATTAACGAATACGTTTGGCAATATTTTATCGGGGATCATGACTGATAAAGTAGGCCCATTCAAAATATTAATGATCGGGTTGCTTTTAACAAGCAGTGCTTTACTGCTGTATCAATTCGTTGATTCGCCGTTATTATTAATAATTGTTCGAATTATTCATGGTTTTGTTGCCGGATTAATTGTTCCAGCCGCGTTTACATTCTCTGCTAATACTACGGTAAATGCTCAACAAGGGAAAAAAGTCGCCTTCACCGGTACATTTGTTGGACTAGCTGCTATTATCGGTCCTGCTTTCAGCGGAATTATGGCAAGCAAAACGTCTGTACCCTTCGTCTTTATGTGCGTAGCTATTTTGGGATTTTCACTTGCTGTCTTGTCCGCCATTTTTCTCAGCAAGTACAAGATAGCCAAAAAAGAAAAGGTCGATGCTGTCCAAGCATCTAAAGGCTCATTCTTTAATGCAGGTGTAATAAAAGCTTACGGCGGTGCCTTTTTCTTAATGTTCTCACAAGGCGTGATCGCTTATTTGCTGCCCTTGCATGTGCAGACACTTGGGTATGATTCGAATTTAAGCGGCACATTAATGAGCGCTTTCGGGATCGTTGCTGTTCTCATCTTCGTACTTCCTACTAATCGTATTTTTGACCGTGCAGCTCCATCTACAACGATGGCCCTCGGAATTGGTTTAATGGGATTAAGTCAGCTGCTTATTAGCCAGTCAACGACGACCTTATCGCTTTATATCGTGTTAGCCTTATATGGAGTAGGCTTCGCCTTCTTATTCCCCTCCATTAATACGATGCTCATTAAAGCGACGCCCGCAGAGCTGCGCGGGAAAGCTTACGGATACTTCTACGCCTGCTTTTCTCTAGGTGTCGTAGCCGGCTCTTCCGTATTAGGCTGGCTTCCTTTTAATATTATTGAAGGGTTTATATTTACAGGAATCGTCCTGCTGCTCTTTGCTGTATTTGTCGCTCTCAATAAACAAAGAGATTCCGTGTTAAATTATTAGTAAGGGGCGTACTATGCAGCCTCTTCGGGATGCCATCAAATAGAAAAACGCAACCTTTATGAGGTTGCGTGAAATGTCTTATTTAGTGGAGCCTATGTGAATCGAATCCTAAAATTATCCTGAATTTCCTATTCTAGTCCATTCCATGATTGCTTCGGATATCGTACAACCCTTGGAGCAGAAGCTCCCCGGGATCTCGGTTCAACTGCAGATGTGTCAACATAAGATGCAAAGGGATAGCGCATACATTATTTCCTTCTGTAATCGCTGGAAAACCAGTTTCAAAGACCGGACCGTGTGTTTCATTCCACGCTAGACCTGCATGAATTTGCTCCGGAGCAAATTCTTCACGTACTGTTTTTATACAATGCGGAACGAGTACCTTGTCGATGATCGCTTTAGCCTCTTCTTCGCTTGAAGCAGGCTGCGAGAGGGGTTTCCCTCCCTTAATCTTCATAAGATCAACGAAGAATGAAGCCATCCACACTGCTGGATCATTGCCCGATTGGAATCTGTCGATCAACTCGCGCAGAAAAAAACCGCAGGAATATACACTATCAAATTCATCCTTCACATGAAATACAAAAACTGGGCCGTAGGCTTCGAGATTCAACACTTGTCCTTCAACGTCGTCAAAGTGCATTTTCAAGGATACGAGGCCATTATGGTGAACAGCCTTTAGAAGCTCCACCCATTTCTCCTCGGTCATTTCACCGTCCTTGCTGTTTACTTCCTCATTTGCCGTCTGATTGCTCATTTTCATTGTCCCCCCGCCTACTATCATACTATCATCTTGTTGATCCGACTTTTTTAAGCGCATATTGAACGTCAATCTTTCTGCAAACCTATTATGGACTGCCACAATAGGTTATATATATTATAGACATGTGACCGTCCGACTAGCAATCACCTTACTATAGCAAAATTGAAATTTCCTTAAAATGAAGAGAGCATTGTCATGTATCACCACCATTTGTACACTAATATGAGCTATTGACAGTTCGCTTTATTTTGTTATAATTTTGTTTGAACGTTCATACAAAAGGTGATGATAATCATTAAAGGACCAAATGGAGATACAAAGAGTAAAATCGTCGATGCTGCTTATCAGGTATTAGCTGAGCAGGGATATGATAAATCTTCAATGAAAGAGATTGCCAAGCAAGCTGGAATATCACAGGGGCTGATTAATTATTACTTCCCGAGTAAAGAGGATTTAATGTTCGAAATATTTCATTTGGAAAGTTCCCGTTATATTGAAGAAATGAATAAAATTTCGGAAATTCCAATGAATGAAAGCTTTTTGCGCAATGCGTTAGAGGTTCCGAAAAATATGGTGAATGAGTATCCGGATTGGCATCGTCTTCGTTTTGAACTGTTTGCAATTGGTCTTAGAAGTGACGCAGGACGTATGGAGATTCAAAAAAGCCTTGAAGCTGGCCGACAACAAGTGTTAAAAACGATGAACATGCTGCCAATCAGAGAGACCATTAATAAAAAGGCACTGGCATCCATCATTAATGTAACGATTGATGGCTTAGCACTTGAGCAAATGGCTGATCCAAATTTCGATATCGACGCTGCTTACCATACTTTTGCCGAGCTGTTAGAGACTTATTTATCAACAAAGAAATAATTTTTTTTCGTTAAAATTTGATTGAACGTTCAATCAATTTAATTCAAAACAAGGAGCGGATAACGATGTTTCAAGATTTGCATCTTATATTTTGGCTGCCTTATGTTGTTTTAACCATTCACACCATTGAAGAGCTTCCTGGCTTTTCAGCATGGGCTACACGCTACTTTGCTCCTATGACGACCTACAAGCATGCAATGACTCAGGGCCTCATGATTCTACTCGTACTTTTGGCCTCCTATAAAGCTTCTTCTGTGGGATACCATGGCGGTTGGGTTGTTCTAACAGCAGCATTCCAATTGCATATTGGTTTAAATGCAATTTTCCATGTGATAACGACCATTGTCTTTAAGGAGTATTCTCCTGGATTGTTAACGGCAATCACCATCTCTATTCCCGCTACCTTATTCTTTTTCTTTCGTGTAAATATAGAGAATAGATTAACAAGCATTGAACTAACCATTGCTCTCTTTTTGGGAACGGTTATTGCTACCGCAGCCATTGCTACTTTGTTTCTAAA from Paenibacillus sp. FSL H8-0548 encodes the following:
- a CDS encoding sugar O-acetyltransferase, which encodes MTIYEKMHSGELYNCTDEELMVEQGKCLERLYDFNATRPSEAEKRKKLMKEMFAEMGDNCYIEPPFHANWGGKHVHFGSGIYANFNLTMVDDTHIYVGDHTMFGPNVTVATAGHPIVPHLRENVTQFNIPVHIGRNVWIGAGVIIVPGIKIGDNTVIGAGSVVTKDVPANVVAVGNPCRVLREINDHDKEYYYKDRKIDFK
- a CDS encoding MFS transporter; its protein translation is MRTHPIYILRITGVLDGISLLVLLGIAMPLKYIWGIGQAVTVVGSIHGGIFCLYALAILYAAIRIQWNLLWSAAALIAAFIPLGNFILDWKLKKAQAKYSIKPFNYALIVYSIVFFSFIDLFVQLPVMSTFASSVGASSFIVGIVVGLYSLTNTFGNILSGIMTDKVGPFKILMIGLLLTSSALLLYQFVDSPLLLIIVRIIHGFVAGLIVPAAFTFSANTTVNAQQGKKVAFTGTFVGLAAIIGPAFSGIMASKTSVPFVFMCVAILGFSLAVLSAIFLSKYKIAKKEKVDAVQASKGSFFNAGVIKAYGGAFFLMFSQGVIAYLLPLHVQTLGYDSNLSGTLMSAFGIVAVLIFVLPTNRIFDRAAPSTTMALGIGLMGLSQLLISQSTTTLSLYIVLALYGVGFAFLFPSINTMLIKATPAELRGKAYGYFYACFSLGVVAGSSVLGWLPFNIIEGFIFTGIVLLLFAVFVALNKQRDSVLNY
- a CDS encoding ATP-binding cassette domain-containing protein, whose protein sequence is MELVRKKKIEQGDGGWAIEATGLVKTFGDNRAVDGVNLNVRPGTIYGVLGPNGAGKTTTIGMLATLLRPDAGSARIFGHDVVKESQIVRQLIGVTGQYASVDESLSATENLIIFSRLLGLGRKEAKQKSEELLEEFGLTEAAKRPLKNFSGGMRRRLDLAASLIAQPPLIFLDEPTTGLDPRTRSQMWDTIRRLVKTGSTVLLTTQYLEEADQLADRIAVIDRGRVVAEGTVDELKASVGTSSLHLGVQNLKDIEAARQTVERVLRIQSNVSYETGKITAPMANADLVTDLLIALREANIHLAEMSVQKPTLDEVFLTITGHGVEEDVSQASYESNEAEVVKV
- a CDS encoding transposase, which translates into the protein MMSKRSPISFEVKLRVVKRCLLNETTPSFEAKRLGVDSSTLTDWIRKYKADGNEGLKESSGCKAYSEDLQLAAVRDVLSGNHSIREATKKYHISSKSVLTRWISKYTKGIEIKPTRKGKGLSRMNKGRRTTFEERIEIVQYTIANDLDYQKSIEKYDVSYQQVYAWVRKCTSGGVEALHDNRGRNRPAGELDDHDRLQLRIKELEARNEYLEMENALAKKLAEIRRRNTR
- the bioA gene encoding adenosylmethionine--8-amino-7-oxononanoate transaminase; the protein is MNKENLWHPFTQMKDYNNSDPLIIERGEGIKLYDVSGRAYYDGFSSVWLNVHGHNVPELNQAITDQLGRIAHSTLLGMANVPAIELAEKLVEISPKGLNKVFYSDSGATGVEIAVKMAFQYWKNLGQEGKTKFITMNQAYHGDTIGAVSVGAIPLYHDVFRPMLFPSYVIPYPHAYRCDGGEREAMEATLMTLRLLLETSADEIAALIVEPIVQGASSIIIMPEGCLREMAAICRKYGVLLIADEVATGFGRTGAMFACDLEDVSPDLMVVGKGLTGGYLPVAATLATDEVYNAFYADYEEQKTFFHGHSFTGNPLGCAVALASLKLFEERNIIEGVRSKASFVEHKLAVLHISPHVGDIRQKGLMIGIELVRNKDTREPYDWSERIGVRVTQKARELGMLTRPLGNVVVFMPPLASTEAELDIMTDILMEAILSVTEGESIL
- a CDS encoding HXXEE domain-containing protein is translated as MFQDLHLIFWLPYVVLTIHTIEELPGFSAWATRYFAPMTTYKHAMTQGLMILLVLLASYKASSVGYHGGWVVLTAAFQLHIGLNAIFHVITTIVFKEYSPGLLTAITISIPATLFFFFRVNIENRLTSIELTIALFLGTVIATAAIATLFLNKKKVIKRG
- a CDS encoding stalk domain-containing protein; the encoded protein is MIREGKRIKCLIITILLGVLLLSNGPMSIVSAGEAAAMNDLTLKLDGKIIKMTEPVVTLDGRMYVPAARIAELFGAKSSWDKDTDEVTIHTALNDKIVLGNGVPVVYFNEERYLMDVAPFLKDGRLYVPLRQLSEMLHAKLQLNTEQDIVDLITVQPVVITGEKSLDEIAKELGSSKSELLKRNGLNGKEALKPGTKLNVVIPSIFTKAAKSFTEADYMLLAKITMVEAGYETYQGQLALANVILNRVKDVRFPDSIKEVIYSGKQFPPAHNGMLDKSKPNASVLRAVKDALNGKNNVENAVYFFNPNISKGSFWSSLDVIASIGHHSFAK
- a CDS encoding TetR/AcrR family transcriptional regulator produces the protein MIIIKGPNGDTKSKIVDAAYQVLAEQGYDKSSMKEIAKQAGISQGLINYYFPSKEDLMFEIFHLESSRYIEEMNKISEIPMNESFLRNALEVPKNMVNEYPDWHRLRFELFAIGLRSDAGRMEIQKSLEAGRQQVLKTMNMLPIRETINKKALASIINVTIDGLALEQMADPNFDIDAAYHTFAELLETYLSTKK
- a CDS encoding ABC transporter permease; translated protein: MRSTSIKSGFDRQLKNHTSFSQTIRNSLTMAYRGLLKIRRTPEQLFDVTLQPIIFTLMFTYIFGGAISGDIVSYLPVIIPGILVQTVITTSVVTGVQLREDMDKGVFDRFKSLPIARIAPLAGALLADTVRYTIATVLTLVMGYIMGYRPDGGLDHVAIAAVLVIFCSWSISWIFAFFGVIARTASSVQGISMIILFPLTFLSNAFVPVDTMPNWLQWFVNINPISHLVTAVRELINSGTVGWDLAISLLGAAIIVAVFAPLTVRAYMRRT